In Aedes albopictus strain Foshan chromosome 3, AalbF5, whole genome shotgun sequence, the following are encoded in one genomic region:
- the LOC134291686 gene encoding uncharacterized protein LOC134291686, protein MECKKCLLPVITKDQPYIYCNGLCAAVHHANCVGLNKAELAAVSPPNKNSCWLCDDCLDEFVQWRKERTEKTNHPIAETIPEPQCVQLQRDVDELKTKVESILSGIVSHSNHRSDTWIRHSTPNSSRQEESGSSVITSAFNSTNRIPDSGSENENFDLLLSNIHGSVSEEDVQHMVSRCLGTRDDECINVRKLVPRWVDCSTLDYISFKIVLHRKWKSTAMMPSIWPKNIKFREFKKIRCPWRPDIL, encoded by the coding sequence ATGGAATGCAAAAAGTGCCTGCTACCAGTGATAACAAAGGATCAACCGTACATTTACTGCAATGGATTGTGCGCCGCAGTACATCATGCAAATTGTGTTGGATTAAATAAAGCCGAGCTTGCCGCCGTGTCGCCTCCAAACAAGAATAGTTGTTGGCTGTGCGACGACTGTTTGGATGAGTTTGTACAATGGAGAAAAGAACGAACTGAGAAAACAAATCATCCGATCGCCGAAACCATTCCGGAGCCGCAATGCGTACAACTGCAACGTGATGTAGATGAGCTGAAAACCAAAGTTGAATCCATATTATCGGGGATTGTGTCGCATTCTAATCATCGCTCGGATACCTGGATACGACACTCAACACCGAATTCTTCACGACAAGAGGAAAGTGGATCGAGTGTAATTACAAGCGCGTTCAATAGTACGAATCGGATACCTGATTCGGGAAGCGAAAACGAAAACTTCGATTTGCTGCTATCTAATATCCATGGAAGCGTTTCGGAGGAAGATGTGCAACACATGGTTTCTCGCTGTTTAGGCACCCGTGATGATGAGTGTATTAACGTTAGAAAATTAGTTCCGCGATGGGTTGACTGTAGTACTCTCGACTATATCTCCTTTAAAATAGTTTTACATCGTAAATGGAAATCTACCGCAATGATGCCATCTATTTGGCCTAAAAACATCAAATTTCGAGAGTTTAAAAAAATAAGATGCCCGTGGAGACCCGATATTTTGTaa